CAGATATTGCCCGAGGCACCCGGTGCGAACGGGCAGCCACCGAGCCCGCCGAGGGCGGCATCGAAGCGCCGTGCACCGGCTTCATAGGCGGCCAGCACGTTGCACAGGCCCAGGCCACGGGTGTTATGGAAGTGCAGGGTGAGCATGCTCGCCGGCACTCGCTCCAGGCTGCGGCGCACCAGGCGCTCGACCTGGCGCGGGTTGGCCATGCCGGTGGTGTCGGCCAGGGTCACGCCCTGCATGCCGAGTTCCAGGTAGGCATCCAGCAGGCGCAGCACCAGGTCTTCCTCGATGCGCCCCTCGAACGGGCAACCGAAGGCGGTGGCCACCGAGGCATTGAGGCTGACCGGGCGCCCCTGCACGGCCTGGACGATGTCGCCGAAGCCGGCCAGCGACTGCTCGCGGCGCATGCGCATGTTGGCCAGGTTGTGCGACTGGCTGGCCGAAAGCACCAGGTTGAGTTCGTCGGCACCGGCCGCCAGGGCGCGCTCGGCGCCCTTGAGGTTGGGGATCAGCGCCACGTAGATCACCCCGGGTTGGCGCTGGATGCCGCGGAACACCTCATCGCCATCGCGCAGCGCCGGTATCGCCTTGGGCGAGACGAACGAACCGGCTTCGATACGGCCGAAACCCAGGCGCGACAGGCCATTGATCAGCGCGATCTTGTCCTCGGTGGCGACCCAGGTCGGTTCGATCTGCAGGCCGTCGCGCGGGGCAACTTCCTGGATGATCAGTTGCTCGGGGTTGACCGGGATCATTGCACCACCCCCTGGCTGCGCAGGCGGGCGATGTCGTGCGCCGCCATGCCCAGCCCACCGAGCACGGCGTCGGTGTGCTCACCCAGCGCCGGGCCTTGCCAGTCGACCCGCCCCGGGGTGGCCGAAAGCTTGGGCACGATGCCGGGCATGCGCACGGCGGTGCCGTCGGGCAACTGGCTGTCCAGCAGCATGTCGCGGGCCTGGTAATGGGGGTCGTTGACGATGTCGGCGACCGAATAGATTCGCCCAGCGGGCACTTCGGCCTGTTCCAGCGCCGCCAGTACGGTGTCGATCGGGTGCTGGCGGGTCCACTGCTCGATGGCATCGTCAAGCCGCGTGGCCTGGGCGGCTCGGCCGTCGTTGTGGGCGAATTCGGCGGCCTCGGCCAGGTCCGGGCGGCCGATGGTGTGCATCAGCCGGCGGAAGATCGGGTCGCTGTTGCCGGCGATCACCACGAAGGCGCCGTCGCCGGTGCGGTAGGTGTTGGACGGCGCGATGCCGGGCAGGGCGCCGCCGCTGCGTTCACGCACGTGGCCCAGCAGGTCGTATTCGGGGATCAGGCTTTCCATCAGGTTGAACACGCTTTCCACCAGCGACACATCGACCACCTGGCCGACGCCACCGTTGGCGCGCACGTTGAACAACGACAGCAAGGCGCCCATCACCGCGTGCAGCGAGGCCAGCGAGTCGCCCAGGCTGACCCCGGCACGGGCCGGTGCCGCGCCCGGTTCGCCCGTGGTGTAGCGGATGCCACCCATGGCCTCGCCGATGGCGCCGAACCCTGGCCGGTCACGGTACGGGCCGCTCTGGCCGTAGCCGGAAATACGCACCAGGGTCAGGCGCGGGTTCAGGGCATGCAGCACGTCCCAGCCCAGGCCGAGTTTCTCCAGGGCGCCGGGGCGCAGGTTCTCGATCAGCACGTCGGTGTCTTGCAGCAACTGCTTGACGATGGCCAGGCCTTCGGCGGCCTTGAGGTCCAGCGCCAGCGACTTTTTGTTGCGCGATTGCAGGTACCACCAGAGCGAGGTGCCGTCGTGAAGCTTTCGCCACTTGCGAAGGGGGTCGCCCTGGCCCAGGGCTTCGATCTTGATCACTTCGGCGCCGAATTCGCCGAGCAGGCGGGCGGCAAAGGGGGCGGCGATCAGCGTACCGATTTCCAGCACCCGAATGCCTTCGAGGGGAGCAGGCATGTTGCGTACCTCATTTGTTCTTGGACTTTGAGGTAGAGCCTAAGGCGACGGCGCAGAGGGCACCAACCCTCTGTCGGCAACAACCGTTCGCGAAACACGAAGGGTCAGCGGTCGCCACGCAGTTGTTCGAACAGCAGGCGGCTCACGGGCGACAGGGCTTCCAGCTCGCGCACCACCAGCAGCAGCTCGCGCTCGGCCCAGTCGTCTGCGAGTTTCACCGCCTGCAGCCCCAAGGCCCCGCCGAACAGCTCGAAGGCCTTGCGCGGCAGGATGCCCAGGCCCATGTTCGCCTGCACCATGCGGCACACGGCATCGAAGCTCGGCACATGGATGCGCAGGCGCAGTACCTTGCCGGCTCGCCGCGCGGCTTCCACGGTGCGCATGTTGATCGAGCTGGCCGCGTGCAGGCCGATGAAGTCGTTGTCCAGGGTGTCGGCGAACGCCACTTCAGCACGTGCGGCCAGCGGGTGCCCGGCAGGCAGCACCAGCACCAGCTGGTCGCGCTTGTAGCGCACGGTATGCAGGTCGCGGGTATCGCTGTCGGCCGAGCAGATGCCCAGGTCGGCGACGCCGTCGAGCACACCCTGGATCACGCCATTGCTCGGGCGCTCTTCGAGGTCGAGCTTGATGCGTTCGTGGTGGGCGCTGAAATCGGCCAGGTCCTCGGGCAGGAACTGGATGATCGCCGACAGGTTGGCCAGCATCCGCACATAGCCACGCACACCCTGCAGGTGCTCGCCCAGTTCCAGGCCGATCTTCTCCAGGTTGAACAGCATGCGCCGGGCGTGGTGCAGCAGGGTTTCGCCGGCGGGGGTGAGCTGCATGCCACGGGCCTGGCGCAGGAACAGCGGCGTGCCCAGGGCGCTTTCCAATTCGTTGAGGCGCTTGCTGGCGGCCGACAGGGCGATGGCCTCGCGGGTAGCGGCGCGGGTTAGGCTGCCTTCTTCGTGGATGGCCACGAAGAGTTGCAGGGTGACCAGGTCGAGGCGGCGGATCAGGTTGGTTGGGTGCATGGGGGGGTGTTTACCAGGAGGGTGTCTGCTTGGGCCTCATCGCCGGCAAGCCGGCTCCTACAGGGACGGCAGCAGCGGTGTCCTTGTGGGAGCCGGCCTGACGGCGATGAGGCGCGAACAGGCTGTCAGAAATCGACACTCGCCGACAACCGCAAAACCCGTGGCGTGCCCTGGGTCAGGTAATTGTTAGAGGTCGAAGCCGAAGCCCAGTATGCCTTGTTCGCCACGTTCTCGACATTGGCCCGCAAGGTCACCTGCTTGTCGTCCAGCTTGAAGCGGTAGCGCCCACCCAGATCGACACGGGTCCACGCCGGGATGCTCAGGCTGTTGTCCGTGTTGACGTACTGCCCCCCGGTGCGCAACACCCGCGCGCTCAATGCTGCCCCCGCGATCCCCGGCACATCCCAGTCAGCCCCCAGGTTGTACTGGAAGCGCGGCACGCCCGGTGCACGGTTGCCATCGTTGCGGCCATTGGCTGTGTTGTCCAGCTCGGTGTGCATGAACACCGCCCCCGTAAGCAGCCGCAGCCCTTCGATCGGCTCACCGAACACATTCAGCTCGACGCCCTTGTTCACCTGCTCGCCATCCATGCTGAAGGTGTCCTTGGTCGCGCCCGCCTCGCGGAACGTGGTGCTGTTCGGTTGTTCGATGCGGTACACGCCCAGTGTCGCGCCAAAGCTGTTCCAGTCCAGCTTCACCCCGGCTTCCACCTGCTTGCTGCGCTTGGGTGGGAACACCTCGTTGGCGTTGCTCACGCTGGACGGCGCGGTCGGGCCCTGGGCCAGGCCTTCGATGCGGTTGGCATAGAACGACACATGCTCCCAAGGCTTGAGCACCAGGCCATAGACCGGCGTGGTCACCGACTCGTCGTAGTTGGCATTGCGCACCCCGGTGGCGGTGGCCCAGCCGTCGACGCCGATCGACTGCCGGCGCACGCCTACGGTCAGCAGCAACCGATCGTCGAAGAAGCCCAGGGTGTCGGATACCGCCGCACTCTTCACGCGATTCTTGCCGACGATGCGCGGGTCGTGCAGGTCGCTGCCAGCGTAGGTATTGGTCGGTCGCGGCACCTTGACCGGGTGGTACAGGTTGGAATCGAAGCGGTTGGCCGCCGTGATCGCCTCATAGGCCGAGCGCTGCTCGCCCCACATGCCCGAAAGGCCGAGGTTGACCCGGTGGCTGACCGGCCCGGTGGCGAAGCGGCCGTTGAGGCCGGCCATGGCGCTCTTGTTGTCCTCGTCGTGGGGCGGGTAGAGGTAGCCGCCGCGGGCCGTGCCGTCCTCGTCGCTGACGTAGAGCGAGGAGTACTCGCCGTTCTCGCGGGTGTGCTTGGCACCGGCGCCGGCATACAGCGTCCAGCTATCGTTGAGATCGTACTCGGCGTTGACCATGCCGTAGGTGTCTTCGAGCTGCGACCAGGTCCAATCCTGGGCGTAGTTGTCGCGTGCCGAGGGGGCGTGCGGCACTTTGCTGCCCGTTGGGTAGATCACCGCACGGCCCTGGTTGATGCGTTCCTTCTGATAGCCCAAGTCGGTGGACAGGCGTAGGCGGTCGCCACGGTAGTCCAGGGCCACGGCAACCAGGGTGGAGTGCTGGGCCTCGTCGTGCACGCCGGTGCCGCCGTCATGCTGGGCCAGGTTGATGCGCGCACCGAAGCGGTTGTCCTCGCCAAAGCGCTTGCCCAGGTCGAGGTGGCCGCCGAGGTTGGCACCTGTGGCGTAGTCGAAGGTGACGTGGCGGGTCGGCGTGTCTTCGGCGCGCTTGGGCACCAGGTTCACCGCGCCGCCGATGCCGCTGCCCTGAGGCGCGACGCCGTTGAGGAAGGCGTTCGGGCCTTTGAATACCTCGACCCGCTCCAGCGCCTCGGTGGTGACGATCTGCCGCGGCAGCACGCCGTACAGGCCGTTGTAGCTGATGTCGTCGGTGTTCAGCGGCAGGCCGCGAATGGTGAACACTTGCGAAAAGTTGCCAAAGCCCGCCGACTGGCGCACGGCGGCGTCGTTGAGCAGCACGTCGCCGAGGGTGCGCGCCTGCTGGTCGGCGATGGTCTTGGCGGTGTAGCTGGTGACGCTGAACGGCACGTCGCTGATCGGCTGGTCACCCAGCACGCCCAGACGCGCGCTGCGGGCCACTTGGCCGCCTTGCCAGGTGTCGCTGTTGGCGGCCAGGTCGCTGTTGATGGTGGTGGCGCCCAGCTCCAGGGCATCGCCCAGGTCCACCGTTGGGGCCAGGGTATAGCCGCTGTCGGTGCTGATCAGGCTGTAGCCACTGCCGGCCAGCAGGCGCGCGAAGCCGTCCGCCACGCTGAAGCTGCCCTCCAGGCCCTGGCTCTGCACACCCCTGAGCAGCGCCGGGTCGAACGACAGCGGCACACCGGCGCTGGCAGCGAAGCGGGCCAGCACGTCGGACAGCGGGCCGGCGGCAATGTGGTAGCTGCGTGTACTGTCGCTTGTGGCGGGCTCGGCGGCCAGCAGCATGGCGTTGGGGGCGAAGGTGCCGATGGCCATGGCCAGGCTCAGGGCTTTGAGGCGGAAGCGGGGGCGAGGCGTCATGCGAGGGTCCTGTGGGGGCAGAAAACGAGGGTTCTGCACTCATCACCGGACGACGCAGGAAAAGGTATCAGGCAGCGGCAAAAAACTTCACACCCTCGGTTCGACCGTCACCCAATAGCGCGTCAGACCATGGATCGCGACCGGCAGCGTTTCGCCGAGCAGGCGCAGGCTGGCATCGCTGTCGGTCAGTGGGAACGCGCCTGATACCTTCAGGTCGCCCACCGCCGGGTGGCAGCGCAACACGCCTGGGCGGTAACGGCCTAGCGTCTGTAGCAGGTCGGCCAGGCGCATGTCGCGTGCCAGCAGCATGCCGTGCTCCCAGGCCAGGTCGTCGCTGTCCAGGGGGCTGGCCGGCCGCACCCGAATGCTATCGAAGGCACTGCGCTGGCCCGCCTGCAACACCAGGTGGCCGCTGCCGTGCAGCGGCTGCGCATCCACCGCGCCATCCAGCACGGCCACGCGGGTCAGCGGCCCGTCGAGGTGCACGCTGAAGCGCGTGCCCAGGGCCTGTGCCTGGCCGTGCAGGGTGCGTACCCGCAGCGGCCGGGCGTCTGCGGCGCTGGTGACGAGGATTTCGCCGGCCAGCAGGTCGATGCGCCGCTCGCGGGCGTTGAAGTCGATATCGATGGCGCTGTCGGTGTTCAGCAGCACCCGCGTGCCATCGGCCAGGGTCAGCGGGCGTTGCTCGCCCACGGCGGTGCGCGCGTCGGCGCGCCACTGTTGCCAGGGCGTTTCGCGCCAGGCCAGCCAGGTTGCAGGTGCGGCCAGCAGCAAAAGCCCCAGGCGCTGCATGGCCTGGCGCCGGCTGACGCCACCTTGGCGGCTCAAGCGGCGCAGGGTTTCCCCGGCTACCGGTGTGGGCAGGCGGCGGAAGTCGCCGAGGATCGCCTCGGCGCGCTGCCAGGCCTGGGCATGCTCGGCGCTGCGCTGGCACCAGGCCTGAACGGCGCGGTGGTCGTCCTCGGTGGCGCTGCCCGATTGCAGTTGCACCAGCCAGTCGGCGGCTTCGCCGAGGATCTGCGGGTCGATGCGGGCGCTCATGTGTCCAGGCTCAGGCAGGCGAGGAAGGCGCTGCGCATGTCACGCTTGACGGTGATCAGCGAGACGTTCAGCTGCGCAGCGATCTCGCCATAAGTCAGGCCATCGAGTTGCGACAACAGGAACACCTGGCGCACCCGCGCCGGCATTTCGCGCAGCATGGTGTCGACGCGGTAGAGGGTTTCCAGGATCAGCCAGCGGGTTTCCGGTGACGGCACGTCGGGTTCGGGCAGGTGCGCGATGGCTTCGAGGTAGGCGCGCTCCACATCCTGGCGCCGCCAGCGGTCGACCAGCAGGCCCTTGGCGATATGGGTGAGCAAGGCCCGCGGTTCGCTGCCGAACCCCGCCGTGGCCTGGCGGCCGAGCAGGCGCACGAAGGTGTCGTGGGCCAGGTCTGCGGCATCGCAGGCATTGCCGAGCTTGCGCCCCAGCCAGCCCTGCAGCCAGCCGTGGTGTTCGGTGTATAGCGTCTTGACCTGCAAGGTGAGGGTGGGATCGGCGGGGGGCATGGGAGACGGCGTTGTAATTAAGAATTGATCGCATTCTAATCATCTGGCCCTATCGCCGGCAAGCCGGCTCCCACAGGTATCCCACTCATCTTGAGCCCAGTGGGATACCTGTGGGAGCTGGCTTGCCAGCGATAGGGCCCGTGCAGACTCAGCGATTCAACCTCCCACTACCATCGAGGTAAACGGCGCCACATACGCCTGCAAGGTCACCAGGCAACCCACCAGAATCGCCAGAATGATCGAGTGGAAGAACACGTAGCGCAGAATCTCGCCCTCATGCCCATACCAGCGGGTAGCGGTGGACGCCACCACGATCGACTGCGCATCGACCATCTTGCCCATCACCCCACCCGAACTGTTGGCCGCGGCCATCAGTACCGGGCTCAACCCCAGTTGCTCCGCCGTCACCCGCTGCAACCCGCCGAACAGCACGTTGGACGCCGTGTCCGACCCGGTCAGCGCCACCCCCAGCCAGCCGAGCAGGGTGCCGAACATCGGGTAGAAGATGCCCGTGGCGGCGAACGCCAGCCCCATGGTCGCATCCAGCCCCGAATAGCGCGTGAGAAAGCCCAGCGCCAGCATGGCGACGATGGTGATCAGCGAATAACGCACCACCCAGATCGTGCGCAGGTACTGGCGCCCCAACTCCAGCGGCGAATAGCCCATCAGCAGCCCGCCGAGGATCGCCGCCAGGAAGATGCCGCTGCCGGTGGCGGTGAACCAGGTGAACTTGTACTGGGCGTCCTCTTTCTTCGGCGCCGGCACCACCGGCGGCACCTTCTCGATGTGCTGGTGGATGGTGTCAAAGGTGAACACCGGCGCGAACACCGGGTTGGCCTCGCGCAGCGGCTTGCCCTGCGGGTCGAGCATGGCCACGCCGCTGGCCGGGTCGATGGCTGCGCGGGTGTCGAACAGGTTCTTGAAGCTCGCCGTGCCCCAGGCGAACACGAACACGGTGAGGATGATCCACGGCATCCAGGCCTTGAGCACGCTGCGCTGGTCGCGCTGGGCAAAAGCGTTGCTGCCGGGGCTGTCGTCGGCCTCGACCTTGGAGTTGTCCACGCGCCCGGTCAGCGCCGCCGAGGTGTGCACCGTGGCCGGCTTCCACACCCGCAGGAAGGCGGTCAGGCAGGCCATGGAGATCAGCGCGGCGATCACGTCCACCAGCATTGGCCCGTGGTAGTTCGACACCAGGAACTGGGGAATCGCGAAGCTCACCCCGGCCACCAGGATCGCCGGCCAGATTTCCAGCATCTTGCGCCAGCCGGCGAAGGCCCAGATCAGCCAGAACGGCACGATCACCGAGAAGAACGGCAACTGCCGGCCGACCATCGCCGACAGCTCCATCTCATCCAGGCCGGTGACCTTGGCCAAGGTGATGATCGGCGTACCCAGCGCTCCGAAGGCCACCGGCGCGGTGTTGGCGATCAGCGCCAGGCCCGAGGCCGCCAGCGGCGAGAAGCCCAGGCCGATGAGGATCGCCCCGGTCACCGCCACCGGCGTGCCGAAGCCCGCCGCGCCCTCGAAGAAGGCGCCGAAGCAGAAGGCGATCAGCAGCAGCTGCAGGCGGCGGTCATCGGTGATGCGTGCCAGGGAGTCCTGCAGCACTTTGAACGAGCCGTTCTCGGTGGTGAGGCGGTGCAGGAAGATGATGTTGAGCACGATCCAGCCGATCGGCAGCAAGCCGTTGGCCGCCCCGTACAGCGCGGCGGAGCCGGCCATGCCAGCGGGCATGCCGAAGGCGAAGATCGAGATCAGCAACGCCGAACCCAGGGCGAGCAGGGCGGCGATGTGGGCTTTGATATGGAAGAAGGCCAGTGCTGCCAGCATGACCACTACCGGCACAGCGGCCATGAGGGTGGAGAGCCAAGGGCTTGCGAAGGGATCGTAGATTTGCTGCCAGACCATTTGCCACCTCGTTGTTGTTGTGTGAGGTTTCGCGTTTTTTGGGCAGGTTGGCATGCAGGGATGCCAGGGGGAGTATAGGAAAGGTTTCTGGCTGCAGTTGATGTTGTGAAGCTGCGGGCCCTATCGCCGGCAAGCCGGCTCCCACAGCGATTGGCGGTGCTGTACTTGTGAGAGCCTGCTTGCCGGCGATAGGGCCAGCGCGATCATCAGGACTGCTTTTCGCGCGTGCCCAAGACATCGCGAATATTGTCCACCACATTGCTGTCCTTGATCACATCGCGCAGCCAGCCTTCCAGCGGCATGTTGCCCCACTTGATGGCGCGTTCGATCAGGTACGGCACCGGGCTCTGCGGTTCGCTGTGCTTGAAGAACTGGGCAATGCCCGCGAGCATCGTGAAGGCTTCGTCGCGGTTCAGCGGGGTAGTGCGCATCACTGCAGGCGCTGCAGCCTGGGCGGGACTGTCCATTGATTCTCCTGGCTCGGCGTCAGCGCTGGCGGGCGCTACGGGTTCGGGCGGCGCCACGGCGAGCGGGTGCAGTTCAACGCCGCGGTCCTTCAGCAGTTTTTCTGCCAGCTGCCCCGCCCGCGAGAGCATGTCGGCAAGGCTGGCAAAGCTCGGCCCTTCGGCGCCGAACAGGCGGTCGGCGGTGGTCTGCAAACGCTCGCAGGCCTGCAGGCTCCGGGTAATCTGCAGGGCCTTGGCGCGCAGGTGCTCGGTATCGCTGAGCACCACCGAGCGCTGGAAAATCTCGGCGTTGATCTTGCCTTCGGCCAGCGCCGTCTGCATCGCCTTGGGGTTCTGCAAGGCGAGGTTTTCTACATGGCGTGATTCGTCGTAACGCAGCACGCCGAAATGCTGCCCCTGGGTAATGGGCAATCCACCGGTGATGTCGGTGAGGGTGGTCTTCAGCCAGGCCAAGCGTGCGGCACGTTCGTCCAGGCCGTCTTCGAGCGAGGGGTAGGCGCTGTCCCAGAAACTTTCGAGGATGCGCTCGGCCAGGCTCAGGCCAAAGGTGATGCCCTGGAAATGATCGCGCTGGGCCAGGCCTTCGCTCAGCCAGGCGACCAGCATCAGGTCCTTGCTCTGTTCGGCAAGCCCCTGGGCGGACAGCTGGATGACCTTTTCCCAGTCGGCGGTCTTCAGGTCGGTCTGCCAGTCGCCCTGGGTCAGGTAGTCAGGGTCTGCCCGGCGCGCCTCCTTGATCTGGTCGAACAAGGCGGAGAAGCTCAAGTCTTCGCCGCTGCCACCGTCGATCGGCGCGGCCAGCTCGGCCAGCGA
The Pseudomonas sp. KU43P genome window above contains:
- a CDS encoding hydroxymethylglutaryl-CoA lyase; this translates as MIPVNPEQLIIQEVAPRDGLQIEPTWVATEDKIALINGLSRLGFGRIEAGSFVSPKAIPALRDGDEVFRGIQRQPGVIYVALIPNLKGAERALAAGADELNLVLSASQSHNLANMRMRREQSLAGFGDIVQAVQGRPVSLNASVATAFGCPFEGRIEEDLVLRLLDAYLELGMQGVTLADTTGMANPRQVERLVRRSLERVPASMLTLHFHNTRGLGLCNVLAAYEAGARRFDAALGGLGGCPFAPGASGNICSEDLANLCAETGIPTGVDLEGLLHMARGLPALLGHEVPGQLAKAGRNCDLHPLPAGLPA
- a CDS encoding CaiB/BaiF CoA transferase family protein, whose protein sequence is MPAPLEGIRVLEIGTLIAAPFAARLLGEFGAEVIKIEALGQGDPLRKWRKLHDGTSLWWYLQSRNKKSLALDLKAAEGLAIVKQLLQDTDVLIENLRPGALEKLGLGWDVLHALNPRLTLVRISGYGQSGPYRDRPGFGAIGEAMGGIRYTTGEPGAAPARAGVSLGDSLASLHAVMGALLSLFNVRANGGVGQVVDVSLVESVFNLMESLIPEYDLLGHVRERSGGALPGIAPSNTYRTGDGAFVVIAGNSDPIFRRLMHTIGRPDLAEAAEFAHNDGRAAQATRLDDAIEQWTRQHPIDTVLAALEQAEVPAGRIYSVADIVNDPHYQARDMLLDSQLPDGTAVRMPGIVPKLSATPGRVDWQGPALGEHTDAVLGGLGMAAHDIARLRSQGVVQ
- a CDS encoding LysR family transcriptional regulator is translated as MHPTNLIRRLDLVTLQLFVAIHEEGSLTRAATREAIALSAASKRLNELESALGTPLFLRQARGMQLTPAGETLLHHARRMLFNLEKIGLELGEHLQGVRGYVRMLANLSAIIQFLPEDLADFSAHHERIKLDLEERPSNGVIQGVLDGVADLGICSADSDTRDLHTVRYKRDQLVLVLPAGHPLAARAEVAFADTLDNDFIGLHAASSINMRTVEAARRAGKVLRLRIHVPSFDAVCRMVQANMGLGILPRKAFELFGGALGLQAVKLADDWAERELLLVVRELEALSPVSRLLFEQLRGDR
- a CDS encoding TonB-dependent receptor — encoded protein: MTPRPRFRLKALSLAMAIGTFAPNAMLLAAEPATSDSTRSYHIAAGPLSDVLARFAASAGVPLSFDPALLRGVQSQGLEGSFSVADGFARLLAGSGYSLISTDSGYTLAPTVDLGDALELGATTINSDLAANSDTWQGGQVARSARLGVLGDQPISDVPFSVTSYTAKTIADQQARTLGDVLLNDAAVRQSAGFGNFSQVFTIRGLPLNTDDISYNGLYGVLPRQIVTTEALERVEVFKGPNAFLNGVAPQGSGIGGAVNLVPKRAEDTPTRHVTFDYATGANLGGHLDLGKRFGEDNRFGARINLAQHDGGTGVHDEAQHSTLVAVALDYRGDRLRLSTDLGYQKERINQGRAVIYPTGSKVPHAPSARDNYAQDWTWSQLEDTYGMVNAEYDLNDSWTLYAGAGAKHTRENGEYSSLYVSDEDGTARGGYLYPPHDEDNKSAMAGLNGRFATGPVSHRVNLGLSGMWGEQRSAYEAITAANRFDSNLYHPVKVPRPTNTYAGSDLHDPRIVGKNRVKSAAVSDTLGFFDDRLLLTVGVRRQSIGVDGWATATGVRNANYDESVTTPVYGLVLKPWEHVSFYANRIEGLAQGPTAPSSVSNANEVFPPKRSKQVEAGVKLDWNSFGATLGVYRIEQPNSTTFREAGATKDTFSMDGEQVNKGVELNVFGEPIEGLRLLTGAVFMHTELDNTANGRNDGNRAPGVPRFQYNLGADWDVPGIAGAALSARVLRTGGQYVNTDNSLSIPAWTRVDLGGRYRFKLDDKQVTLRANVENVANKAYWASASTSNNYLTQGTPRVLRLSASVDF
- a CDS encoding FecR domain-containing protein, whose protein sequence is MSARIDPQILGEAADWLVQLQSGSATEDDHRAVQAWCQRSAEHAQAWQRAEAILGDFRRLPTPVAGETLRRLSRQGGVSRRQAMQRLGLLLLAAPATWLAWRETPWQQWRADARTAVGEQRPLTLADGTRVLLNTDSAIDIDFNARERRIDLLAGEILVTSAADARPLRVRTLHGQAQALGTRFSVHLDGPLTRVAVLDGAVDAQPLHGSGHLVLQAGQRSAFDSIRVRPASPLDSDDLAWEHGMLLARDMRLADLLQTLGRYRPGVLRCHPAVGDLKVSGAFPLTDSDASLRLLGETLPVAIHGLTRYWVTVEPRV
- a CDS encoding sigma-70 family RNA polymerase sigma factor translates to MPPADPTLTLQVKTLYTEHHGWLQGWLGRKLGNACDAADLAHDTFVRLLGRQATAGFGSEPRALLTHIAKGLLVDRWRRQDVERAYLEAIAHLPEPDVPSPETRWLILETLYRVDTMLREMPARVRQVFLLSQLDGLTYGEIAAQLNVSLITVKRDMRSAFLACLSLDT
- a CDS encoding L-lactate permease, with amino-acid sequence MVWQQIYDPFASPWLSTLMAAVPVVVMLAALAFFHIKAHIAALLALGSALLISIFAFGMPAGMAGSAALYGAANGLLPIGWIVLNIIFLHRLTTENGSFKVLQDSLARITDDRRLQLLLIAFCFGAFFEGAAGFGTPVAVTGAILIGLGFSPLAASGLALIANTAPVAFGALGTPIITLAKVTGLDEMELSAMVGRQLPFFSVIVPFWLIWAFAGWRKMLEIWPAILVAGVSFAIPQFLVSNYHGPMLVDVIAALISMACLTAFLRVWKPATVHTSAALTGRVDNSKVEADDSPGSNAFAQRDQRSVLKAWMPWIILTVFVFAWGTASFKNLFDTRAAIDPASGVAMLDPQGKPLREANPVFAPVFTFDTIHQHIEKVPPVVPAPKKEDAQYKFTWFTATGSGIFLAAILGGLLMGYSPLELGRQYLRTIWVVRYSLITIVAMLALGFLTRYSGLDATMGLAFAATGIFYPMFGTLLGWLGVALTGSDTASNVLFGGLQRVTAEQLGLSPVLMAAANSSGGVMGKMVDAQSIVVASTATRWYGHEGEILRYVFFHSIILAILVGCLVTLQAYVAPFTSMVVGG
- the tssA gene encoding type VI secretion system protein TssA, producing MSEILNDLSLAELAAPIDGGSGEDLSFSALFDQIKEARRADPDYLTQGDWQTDLKTADWEKVIQLSAQGLAEQSKDLMLVAWLSEGLAQRDHFQGITFGLSLAERILESFWDSAYPSLEDGLDERAARLAWLKTTLTDITGGLPITQGQHFGVLRYDESRHVENLALQNPKAMQTALAEGKINAEIFQRSVVLSDTEHLRAKALQITRSLQACERLQTTADRLFGAEGPSFASLADMLSRAGQLAEKLLKDRGVELHPLAVAPPEPVAPASADAEPGESMDSPAQAAAPAVMRTTPLNRDEAFTMLAGIAQFFKHSEPQSPVPYLIERAIKWGNMPLEGWLRDVIKDSNVVDNIRDVLGTREKQS